In the genome of Xanthobacteraceae bacterium, one region contains:
- a CDS encoding N-acetylmuramoyl-L-alanine amidase produces MRTALILLAVGMVLAGAPQACAQTAPAGARTIALDARLAGDQRRTRLVVDLNKGVDFKAYLIANPYRVIVDLPEVTFDLPVIAGRHGRGLVTAYRYGLYAPGKARIVIDLREPALIDKAYIIPAQDDQPARLVIDMLRTDAANFQKLAVVPERTQPPKANPQKAAQQSDNRPLIVIDPGHGGIDPGARANTGDEEKDIVLEVAKKLRDRLMKSGQYRVIMTRDDDRFVPLEDRVLVARTNNANLFISIHADSLQRQAGAALGATVYTVSERASDLEAQRLADDENRADQRVGHYLQNQPDDVANILFDLAHRETKNHSVLFARTLVGQLKGATRLHKTPQKSAAFIVLKAPDVPSVLLELGYLSSPADLKQLTSETWREKVAGAMTEAIDKFFAQRQSVTVVR; encoded by the coding sequence ATGCGGACGGCGCTCATATTGCTGGCGGTCGGGATGGTTCTGGCAGGGGCACCGCAAGCCTGTGCGCAGACCGCGCCCGCGGGTGCCCGCACCATCGCGCTCGATGCACGCCTTGCGGGTGACCAGCGCCGCACACGCCTTGTGGTCGATCTCAACAAGGGCGTCGATTTCAAGGCCTACCTGATCGCGAACCCGTACCGCGTGATCGTCGATCTGCCGGAGGTGACCTTCGACCTGCCGGTGATCGCGGGACGCCACGGCCGCGGACTGGTGACCGCCTATCGCTACGGCCTCTATGCGCCAGGTAAGGCGCGCATCGTGATCGACCTTCGCGAACCGGCACTCATCGACAAGGCTTATATTATCCCCGCGCAGGACGACCAGCCCGCGCGTCTCGTGATCGATATGTTGCGCACCGACGCCGCGAACTTCCAGAAGCTCGCGGTCGTGCCGGAGCGCACCCAGCCCCCGAAGGCCAATCCGCAAAAGGCCGCGCAGCAATCGGACAACCGTCCGCTCATCGTCATTGATCCGGGCCACGGTGGCATCGATCCGGGCGCGCGCGCCAACACCGGCGACGAGGAAAAGGACATCGTGCTCGAAGTCGCGAAGAAGTTGCGCGACAGGCTGATGAAGAGCGGCCAGTATCGCGTGATCATGACCCGCGACGACGACCGCTTCGTGCCGCTCGAAGACCGCGTGCTGGTCGCGCGCACCAACAACGCAAATCTCTTTATTTCGATTCACGCGGACTCGCTCCAGCGTCAGGCAGGCGCAGCACTCGGCGCGACCGTCTACACCGTCTCAGAGCGCGCATCCGACCTTGAGGCGCAGCGGCTGGCGGACGACGAAAACCGCGCCGACCAGCGTGTCGGTCACTATTTGCAGAACCAGCCCGACGACGTCGCGAATATCCTGTTCGACCTCGCGCACCGCGAGACCAAGAACCATTCCGTATTGTTCGCGCGCACGCTGGTCGGCCAACTCAAGGGTGCGACAAGGCTGCACAAGACGCCGCAGAAATCGGCGGCCTTCATCGTGCTGAAGGCGCCCGATGTTCCCTCGGTGCTGCTCGAACTCGGCTACCTGTCCAGCCCCGCCGACCTGAAGCAGCTCACGTCCGAAACATGGCGGGAAAAGGTGGCGGGCGCGATGACGGAGGCAATCGACAAGTTCTTCGCGCAGCGCCAGTCCGTCACCGTAGTCCGCTAG